In Nicotiana tabacum cultivar K326 chromosome 17, ASM71507v2, whole genome shotgun sequence, one DNA window encodes the following:
- the LOC107817088 gene encoding putative pectate lyase P59 — protein MGGPKLINLSLFLFSTFLAIIPSLNGHIGDFDEVWRRRAQEAEEWALKAYEPDPVNVTLAFAKQTKESMKELKEVKKLATNDTRRELRGFHKKYAGPCLVTNPIDRCWRCQGNWADNRKRLADCALGFGKGTTGGKAGRFYVVTDSSDDSSNPKPGTLRHAVIQKEPLWIIFAKSMNIRLHQELIMQSDKTIDGRGVNVHIAYGAGITLQYVKNVIIHGLHIHDIVVGNGGMVISAVDHVGIRTQSDGDGISIFGSSNIWIDHVSMWRCSDGLIDAVEGSTAITISNGHFTDHNEVMLFGASDSSSIDQRMQITVAFNHFGKRLVQRMPRCRWGFIHVVNNDYTHWNMYAIGGSQHPTIISQGNRFIAPPEMFKKEITKRDYAPESVWKQWTWRSQGDLFMNGAFFVESGDPDWTKKHQNLFDGISSAPGEQVTWITRFAGALNCKQGHAC, from the exons ATGGGAGGACCTAAGCTGATAAATTTGTCTCTGTTTCTATTTTCCACTTTTTTGGCTATAATTCCAAGCTTAAATGGTCACATTGGTGACTTTGATGAAGTGTGGCGGAGGCGAGCCCAAGAAGCAGAAGAATGGGCCCTTAAGGCCTATGAGCCCGACCCGGTTAATGTCACCCTTGCTTTTGCCAAGCAAACTAAGGA ATCaatgaaggaattaaaggaagtgaagaagCTGGCAACAAATGACACAAGGAGGGAGTTAAGAGGTTTTCACAAAAAATACGCTGGGCCTTGTTTAGTCACCAATCCCATTGATAGGTGCTGGAGATGCCAAGGTAATTGGGCCGACAATCGGAAAAGATTAGCAGATTGTGCATTGGGCTTTGGTAAAGGGACCACCGGCGGCAAAGCCGGCCGATTCTACGTCGTCACTGATTCTTCCGACGACAGTAGCAACCCTAAGCCGGGAACCCTACGTCACGCTGTCATTCAAAAGGAGCCATTGTGGATCATTTTTGCAAAAAGCATGAACATTAGATTACATCAGGAGCTGATAATGCAAAGCGATAAGACCATTGATGGTCGTGGGGTTAACGTTCATATTGCATATGGCGCAG GTATCACCTTACAGTACGTGAAGAACGTGATCATCCATGGTCTCCACATTCACGACATTGTCGTAGGCAATGGTGGCATGGTCATAAGCGCGGTGGACCATGTCGGAATAAGGACACAGAGCGATGGAGATGGTATTTCCATATTTGGTTCATCCAATATTTGGATTGATCATGTCTCAATGTGGCGTTGTAGTGATGGGCTTATTGATGCTGTGGAGGGATCAACTGCTATTACCATATCAAATGGACATTTCACCGATCATAATGAGGTGATGCTTTTTGGTGCAAGTGACAGTTCTTCAATTGATCAAAGGATGCAAATTACTGTGGCTTTCAATCATTTTGGTAAGAGATTGGTACAGAGAATGCCAAGGTGCAGATGGGGTTTTATTCATGTTGTTAACAATGACTACACTCATTGGAATATGTATGCTATTGGTGGTAGCCAACATCCCACTATTATTAGTCAGGGCAATCGTTTCATTGCTCCTCCTGAAATGTTCAAGAAGGAG ATAACAAAGAGGGACTATGCCCCAGAATCAGTGTGGAAACAGTGGACATGGAGATCACAAGGTGATCTATTCATGAATGGAGCATTCTTTGTTGAATCTGGAGATCCAGATTGGACCAAGAAACACCAGAACCTTTTTGATGGGATATCATCAGCCCCAGGGGAACAAGTCACTTGGATTACAAGGTTTGCAGGGGCACTCAATTGCAAGCAAGGACATGCTTGTTAA